The Triticum aestivum cultivar Chinese Spring chromosome 7B, IWGSC CS RefSeq v2.1, whole genome shotgun sequence genome window below encodes:
- the LOC123157985 gene encoding UDP-D-apiose/UDP-D-xylose synthase isoform X2: protein MGSGGRTDLDGGAVAPLTICVIGTGGFIGSHLCEKLMAETQQTVLAVDVYCDKIRHLVDPPPPHLAGRISFHRLNIKNDSRLEGLIKMADLTINLAAICMPADYNTRPLDTIYSNFIDALPVVKYWIRKSFALYVQVGACDKRGLVLGNYIQSYFVLI, encoded by the exons ATGGGGAGCGGGGGCAGGACGGATCTGGACGGCGGCGCCGTGGCGCCGCTGACCATCTGCGTGATCGGCACCGGCGGCTTCATCGGCTCGCACCTCTGCGAGAAGCTCATGGCCGAGACCCAGCAGACGGTCCTCGCCGTCGACGTCTACTGCGACAAGATCCGCCACCTCGTCGACCCGCCCCCGCCCCACCTCGCCGGCCGCATCTCCTTCCACCGCCTCAACATCAAGAACGACTCCCGCCTCGAGGGCCTCATCAAGATGGCCGATCTG ACGATAAACCTGGCGGCGATCTGCATGCCGGCGGACTACAACACGCGCCCGCTCGACACCATCTACAGCAACTTCATCGACGCGCTCCCTGTG GTCAAGTACTGGATCCGGAAGTCGTTTGCCCTGTACGTCCAAGTCGGGGCATGCGATAAAAGAGGTCTTGTCTTGGGCAATTATATCCAGTCTTATTTTGTGCTAATCTGA
- the LOC123162758 gene encoding transcription repressor OFP13 codes for MVKKLGLTSLIFSSKQVDSAASASGAAPSSVASSSSMSATSWQWPSCKQPRTLSFRQQQHQEQHQTAYKTMNSAYLPDSGADSCFSNSFASLDDSLSTASEAASGLVEANERETVIRALRSGRLFFEPHATPATSSSILDEAKLKVKHIDTTTATTCCISGKVDKTAPFEGATAMTMDSSNPYRDFRASMEEMVMSHGVKDWCWMEKMLGWYLRANGKSTHGLIVGAFVDLLVALSDTASPSSPTTASTNRSSSSFSGSDEIKEEEG; via the coding sequence ATGGTGAAGAAGCTTGGCCTCACGTCTCTCATCTTCAGCAGCAAGCAGGTGGACAGTGCTGCCAGTGCCAGTGGCGCTGCACCTTCCTCCGTGGCCTCGTCTTCCTCCATGTCTGCCACCTCGTGGCAATGGCCGTCCTGCAAGCAACCAAGGACCCTCTCCTTCAGGCAGCAGCAGCACCAAGAGCAGCACCAGACGGCGTACAAGACCATGAACTCCGCCTACTTGCCCGACTCTGGCGCCGACTCGTGCTTCTCCAACTCCTTCGCCTCGCTCGACGACAGCCTCTCCACGGCGTCCGAGGCCGCCTCCGGGCTCGTTGAGGCCAACGAGCGAGAGACGGTCATCCGCGCCCTGCGCTCCGGCCGCCTCTTCTTCGAGCCCCACGcaacgccggccacctcctcctccatacTCGACGAGGCCAAGCTGAAGGTGAAGCACATCGacactaccaccgctaccacctgCTGCATCAGCGGGAAGGTGGACAAGACGGCGCCGTTCGAGGGAGCGACAGCGATGACCATGGACTCGTCGAACCCGTACCGCGACTTCCGGGCGTCCATGGAGGAGATGGTAATGAGCCATGGCGTGAAGGACTGGTGCTGGATGGAGAAGATGCTGGGGTGGTACCTCAGGGCCAACGGCAAGAGCACCCACGGCCTCATCGTCGGCGCCTTCGTCGACCTGCTCGTCGCGCTCAGCGACACCGCCTCGCCGTCCTCCCCGACCACCGCCAGCACcaaccgctcctcctcctccttcagcgGCAGCGACGAGATCAAGGAGGAAGAAGGATGA
- the LOC123157985 gene encoding UDP-D-apiose/UDP-D-xylose synthase isoform X1 encodes MGSGGRTDLDGGAVAPLTICVIGTGGFIGSHLCEKLMAETQQTVLAVDVYCDKIRHLVDPPPPHLAGRISFHRLNIKNDSRLEGLIKMADLTINLAAICMPADYNTRPLDTIYSNFIDALPVVRLGEQQASDPLLHVRGLRQDHRQLPPQGPPPPQGYLHLD; translated from the exons ATGGGGAGCGGGGGCAGGACGGATCTGGACGGCGGCGCCGTGGCGCCGCTGACCATCTGCGTGATCGGCACCGGCGGCTTCATCGGCTCGCACCTCTGCGAGAAGCTCATGGCCGAGACCCAGCAGACGGTCCTCGCCGTCGACGTCTACTGCGACAAGATCCGCCACCTCGTCGACCCGCCCCCGCCCCACCTCGCCGGCCGCATCTCCTTCCACCGCCTCAACATCAAGAACGACTCCCGCCTCGAGGGCCTCATCAAGATGGCCGATCTG ACGATAAACCTGGCGGCGATCTGCATGCCGGCGGACTACAACACGCGCCCGCTCGACACCATCTACAGCAACTTCATCGACGCGCTCCCTGTG GTCAGACTTGGAGAACAGCAAGCGTCTGATCCACTTCTCCACGTGCGAGGTCTACGGCAAGACCATCGGCAGCTTCCTCCCCAAGGACCACCCCCTCCGCAAG GTTATTTGCATCTTGATTAG